The proteins below come from a single Acidobacteriota bacterium genomic window:
- a CDS encoding PD40 domain-containing protein, which produces MKNKISILLVISILATICLGCSWLPSFIGDRGKHEPSFALSPDGKQMALSANDGDLYLIDLDGKKVTRLTETPAYEKKPSFSPDGRSLVFVSEPTGDRFSSRVFRMQIDSREIMQLTKDSGICDSNPHYSRDGARIVFARASRNNGDPYVRDLWNDYDLYVMNSDGSDLKQITNALHQRDLDGRFSADGVDLIYNATYFTGNSMLLTSKILEIKADGSDKNPATFMPSELKESKEGERYAIEYGSPDVSPDGNQILFIKDIRLTLLDLTSRTVREMPDKKPSNWNGSLANAVFSADGRRALWMRSNFNGENNIDRTLWSADIDGKNLTELADNQLFSSPLKWRPKN; this is translated from the coding sequence GTGAAAAACAAAATTTCGATCCTGTTGGTGATATCTATTCTTGCGACCATCTGCCTCGGCTGCAGCTGGCTGCCGTCCTTTATCGGTGACCGGGGAAAACACGAGCCTTCGTTCGCTCTCTCACCGGATGGCAAGCAGATGGCTCTTTCGGCAAACGACGGCGACCTTTACCTGATAGATCTCGACGGCAAAAAAGTCACGCGGCTTACCGAAACGCCGGCTTACGAGAAGAAACCATCATTCTCCCCCGATGGCAGATCATTAGTATTTGTATCCGAGCCCACGGGTGATAGATTCAGCAGCCGCGTGTTTCGTATGCAGATAGATTCCCGTGAGATCATGCAGCTCACAAAAGACAGCGGGATATGCGATAGCAACCCGCACTATTCCCGCGACGGCGCACGGATCGTTTTTGCGAGGGCCTCGCGAAACAACGGCGACCCGTACGTTCGCGACCTCTGGAACGATTACGACCTTTACGTCATGAATTCAGACGGCTCGGACCTTAAGCAGATCACGAACGCTCTTCACCAACGTGACCTCGACGGCCGATTTTCGGCGGATGGGGTTGATCTGATATATAACGCGACTTATTTCACCGGGAACAGCATGTTGCTGACAAGTAAGATACTAGAAATAAAAGCAGACGGCAGCGATAAGAATCCAGCCACGTTCATGCCATCGGAGTTGAAAGAATCAAAAGAGGGCGAGAGATATGCGATCGAGTACGGCAGTCCGGATGTGTCTCCTGACGGAAATCAGATCCTTTTCATAAAAGACATAAGACTTACTTTGCTGGATCTCACATCGAGGACGGTGAGAGAGATGCCGGATAAGAAACCAAGCAATTGGAATGGAAGCCTCGCGAATGCTGTGTTCTCCGCCGACGGCAGGCGGGCGTTATGGATGCGATCCAATTTTAACGGGGAAAACAACATCGACCGAACGCTTTGGTCGGCCGATATAGACGGAAAGAACCTAACTGAGCTCGCCGATAACCAGCTTTTCTCAAGCCCGCTCAAATGGCGGCCTAAGAACTGA